One region of Streptomyces sp. NBC_00442 genomic DNA includes:
- a CDS encoding transglycosylase domain-containing protein encodes MGRAEERRARQGGARRGKQKVKKKGIRRFFTWKKLLGAFFGLCLLAMGAFYAIYLMVQIPKDNADAHLESNVYKLSNGQVLARTGTVNRENVDLDQVPPSIQHSFVALENKTFYEDKGVDFKGTTRGILKTLMGKGAQGGSTITQQYVKNNYLTQEQTVSRKLKEIVISLKVDQRYSKDEILAGYMNTSYYGRNAYGIQAAAQAYYGKDVSKLTLSEGTYLAALLQAPSQYDWQTAGPVGKQLVEGRWNKALDNMVEKKWLTPEDRKNTQFEPPMDAKVAPGMGGQTGYLIDAANAELDDNGLSRALLARGGWTITLNIDPAKQKLLESAVKEKLTDKLDPKKRKVDADLQAGAASVDPKTGSVVALYGGQDYPKHQLSNATNETYQPASTFKPVILAAALNQGAETQDGQPIKANTVYDGKNRRPVKGSKIAFAPPNEDDVSYGPVSVQVAMNKSINSVFAQMGVDADLSKVRDTAVEMGMTSIKGKAPVPSMTLGSLGASPLQMAAVYATLDNHGKKVTPSIVKTAVHKDHKYDKPDPIGSQVISRDAADAVTSVLTGVVDDGTAKLSVADADNRDGKQVAGKTGTSDDNKSAWFTGYTPDLVTSVGMWGEAATPRVVKVDGKDVHIPKGGQVTMLNGAGEDGRVNGGSVPARIWAAYTFDAVKNGADKFDLDTDQGAAKEPAYTPSKSPSATVSKSPSATVSKSPSATVSKSPSGTPSKSPSGTPSGTSSHRPTKSTSPTPTNSGGPSLPDDPFDPANPN; translated from the coding sequence ATGGGCCGAGCGGAAGAGCGGCGCGCCCGGCAGGGCGGGGCGCGCCGGGGCAAACAGAAGGTGAAGAAGAAGGGCATACGCCGGTTCTTCACCTGGAAGAAGCTGCTCGGCGCCTTCTTCGGACTCTGCCTCCTCGCGATGGGCGCGTTCTACGCCATCTACCTGATGGTGCAGATCCCCAAGGACAACGCCGACGCCCACCTCGAGAGCAACGTCTACAAGCTCTCCAACGGCCAGGTGCTCGCCCGCACCGGCACGGTCAACCGGGAGAACGTCGACCTCGACCAGGTCCCGCCGTCGATCCAGCACAGCTTCGTCGCCCTGGAGAACAAGACGTTCTACGAGGACAAGGGCGTCGACTTCAAGGGCACCACCCGCGGCATCCTCAAGACCCTGATGGGCAAGGGCGCCCAGGGCGGCTCGACGATCACCCAGCAGTACGTCAAGAACAACTACCTGACGCAGGAGCAGACGGTCAGCCGCAAGCTGAAGGAGATCGTGATCTCCCTCAAGGTGGACCAGCGCTACAGCAAGGACGAGATCCTCGCCGGGTACATGAACACCAGCTACTACGGCCGGAACGCCTATGGCATCCAGGCCGCGGCGCAGGCGTACTACGGCAAGGACGTCTCCAAGCTGACGCTGTCGGAGGGCACCTACCTCGCGGCGCTGCTCCAGGCCCCCAGCCAGTACGACTGGCAGACGGCGGGACCGGTGGGCAAGCAGCTGGTGGAGGGCCGCTGGAACAAGGCCCTCGACAACATGGTCGAGAAGAAGTGGCTGACCCCGGAGGATCGCAAGAACACGCAGTTCGAGCCGCCCATGGACGCCAAGGTCGCGCCGGGCATGGGGGGGCAGACCGGTTACTTGATCGATGCCGCCAATGCCGAGTTGGACGACAATGGCCTCAGCCGAGCCCTGCTGGCCCGCGGCGGCTGGACGATCACGCTCAACATCGACCCCGCCAAGCAGAAGCTCCTGGAGAGCGCGGTCAAGGAGAAGCTCACCGACAAGCTCGACCCGAAGAAGCGCAAGGTCGACGCCGACCTCCAGGCCGGCGCGGCGTCGGTGGACCCGAAGACGGGCTCGGTGGTCGCCCTCTACGGCGGCCAGGACTACCCCAAGCACCAGCTCAGCAATGCCACCAACGAGACCTACCAGCCCGCCTCGACCTTCAAGCCGGTCATCCTCGCGGCCGCCCTCAACCAGGGCGCCGAGACACAGGACGGCCAGCCGATCAAGGCGAACACGGTCTATGACGGCAAGAACAGGCGGCCGGTCAAGGGCAGCAAGATCGCCTTCGCCCCGCCGAACGAGGACGACGTCAGCTACGGCCCCGTCAGCGTCCAGGTCGCGATGAACAAGTCGATCAACTCCGTCTTCGCGCAGATGGGCGTCGACGCCGACCTGTCCAAGGTGCGCGACACCGCCGTGGAGATGGGCATGACGTCCATCAAGGGCAAGGCCCCCGTACCCTCCATGACCCTCGGCTCCCTCGGCGCGAGCCCGCTCCAGATGGCGGCCGTGTACGCCACGCTCGACAACCACGGCAAGAAGGTCACGCCGTCGATCGTGAAGACGGCCGTGCACAAGGACCACAAGTACGACAAGCCCGACCCGATCGGCAGCCAGGTCATCAGCAGGGACGCGGCCGACGCCGTCACCTCGGTGCTCACCGGCGTGGTCGACGACGGTACGGCCAAACTGTCGGTGGCCGACGCCGACAACCGTGACGGCAAGCAGGTCGCGGGCAAGACCGGTACCTCCGACGACAACAAGTCGGCGTGGTTCACCGGCTACACCCCGGACCTGGTCACTTCGGTCGGGATGTGGGGCGAGGCAGCCACCCCGCGCGTCGTGAAGGTCGACGGCAAGGACGTCCACATTCCCAAGGGCGGTCAGGTCACGATGCTCAACGGCGCCGGCGAGGACGGCCGTGTCAACGGTGGTTCCGTGCCGGCCCGCATATGGGCCGCGTACACCTTCGACGCGGTCAAGAACGGCGCCGACAAGTTCGACCTGGACACCGACCAGGGCGCGGCCAAGGAGCCCGCCTACACGCCGTCGAAGTCGCCGAGCGCCACGGTGTCGAAATCGCCCAGTGCCACGGTGTCGAAGTCGCCCAGTGCCACGGTGTCGAAGTCGCCCAGCGGCACCCCGTCGAAGTCGCCCAGCGGCACGCCGAGCGGGACGAGTTCGCACCGTCCCACGAAGTCGACGTCGCCGACGCCGACGAATTCGGGCGGGCCGAGTCTGCCGGACGATCCGTTCGACCCGGCCAACCCCAACTGA